A genomic segment from Flavobacterium litorale encodes:
- a CDS encoding Glu/Leu/Phe/Val dehydrogenase dimerization domain-containing protein, whose protein sequence is MIAEVVKANDLIKSDPVFGQPSFNDHEQIVFCHDKDTGLKAIIGIHNTVLGPALGGTRMWSYANEWEALNDVLRLSRGMTYKSAISGLNLGGGKAVIIGDSKKDKTPAMMAKFGEFIHSLSGKYITAEDVGTTTPDMDIIRDITPHVTGISESKGGSGNPSPVTAYGVYMGMKAAAMHRFGTDKLDGKKVLVQGTGHVGETLISYLAKEGAHIEITDINEAKMQEVAAKYGAHIYTGKDIYSADVDIYAPCALGATVNDDTIQRLKAKVIAGAANNQLANDEVHGKILQEKGISYAPDFLINAGGIINVYAEIVGYDKAESMRRTENIYNTTLEIFTHAEANGITTQKAAMTLAQQRIDDRKKESAK, encoded by the coding sequence ATGATTGCAGAAGTTGTAAAAGCTAACGATCTTATAAAATCTGACCCTGTTTTTGGACAGCCTTCTTTTAATGACCACGAGCAAATCGTTTTTTGTCATGACAAAGATACTGGTTTAAAAGCAATAATCGGTATTCATAATACCGTTTTAGGACCTGCTCTTGGAGGTACCAGAATGTGGAGCTACGCTAACGAATGGGAAGCTTTAAATGATGTTTTAAGGCTATCGAGGGGAATGACCTATAAATCTGCAATTTCAGGATTAAATTTAGGCGGTGGTAAAGCCGTTATCATTGGCGATTCAAAAAAGGATAAAACACCAGCCATGATGGCTAAATTTGGCGAGTTTATCCACTCGTTAAGTGGTAAATATATTACTGCTGAGGATGTAGGTACTACTACACCCGATATGGATATTATTCGTGATATTACTCCTCACGTTACAGGAATTTCAGAATCTAAAGGAGGTTCAGGTAACCCATCGCCAGTAACAGCCTACGGTGTTTACATGGGAATGAAAGCTGCTGCAATGCACCGTTTTGGTACCGATAAACTAGATGGTAAAAAAGTACTAGTGCAGGGTACAGGGCATGTTGGCGAAACATTAATAAGCTACCTTGCTAAAGAGGGCGCACATATAGAAATTACCGATATTAACGAAGCTAAAATGCAAGAAGTAGCCGCTAAATATGGTGCACATATTTATACAGGTAAAGATATTTACAGTGCCGATGTAGATATTTATGCTCCGTGTGCATTGGGTGCTACTGTTAATGATGATACCATACAAAGGCTAAAAGCTAAAGTAATAGCAGGTGCTGCTAACAACCAGTTGGCTAACGATGAAGTACATGGTAAAATATTACAGGAAAAAGGTATATCATACGCGCCAGACTTCCTTATAAACGCAGGAGGTATAATTAATGTATATGCTGAGATTGTAGGTTACGACAAAGCAGAGTCGATGCGCAGAACAGAAAATATTTATAACACTACATTAGAGATATTTACGCACGCTGAAGCTAATGGTATAACAACCCAAAA